In Acidobacteriota bacterium, a single genomic region encodes these proteins:
- a CDS encoding type II toxin-antitoxin system VapC family toxin: MRAIDTNVVVRYLTGDDPEQADRARNVVETGNVFVSTTVLLECEWVLRSVYGLAAEDAASALRAFSGLPGVTVESPNLLVEALDRAAKGMDFADALHLGVAAHCETMLTFDRDFIRTARDESPEVAEP; this comes from the coding sequence ATGCGGGCGATTGACACCAACGTCGTCGTTCGCTACCTGACCGGCGACGATCCGGAACAAGCCGACAGGGCGAGAAACGTAGTCGAGACGGGGAACGTCTTCGTGAGCACGACCGTCCTCCTTGAGTGCGAGTGGGTCCTGCGCAGCGTTTACGGCCTTGCCGCCGAGGATGCCGCCTCGGCCTTGCGGGCCTTCTCGGGACTGCCGGGTGTCACGGTGGAGAGCCCGAACCTGCTAGTCGAGGCGCTCGACCGGGCGGCGAAGGGCATGGACTTCGCGGATGCCCTGCATCTTGGCGTCGCCGCTCACTGCGAGACGATGCTCACATTCGATCGCGACTTCATTCGCACGGCACGGGACGAGTCACCAGAGGTCGCAGAGCCCTGA
- a CDS encoding helix-turn-helix domain-containing protein has translation MISRQASSRARRVWQWWTGDTNSAWSLHMLREDPNWEVLGLVVAFDLQNGRQVPHGLPLHWLTAQVGAVGLTALSIGVDSTDPSRRYEEAMDDLLSMGAESVAFGEFAPSADHVQPLAHIARAGLVPEFPLRGRDPGEHVEVVLRAGVTAWVYAVDTGILGAGQAGQRFDAGFVAGLPPRVCPAGCNGEFRTFVDSAPGWRYLVGGSREALIRDYGLAYRPRRPTPSGIVDPTGRERRLAPSASHDRVQKAFDPFAYERQLRRVWEHVDEHMDKRLTLGALAEIAAMEETSFSRYFRKHVGTNFSTWLGRRRIERAQTFLLASNETIEEVGRDVGFPVARTFRRAFRRHTGCSPSEFRRRHLPSEPPAD, from the coding sequence ATGATCTCGCGACAAGCCTCATCGCGTGCGCGACGCGTCTGGCAGTGGTGGACGGGTGACACGAACTCAGCCTGGTCGCTTCACATGCTCCGGGAGGATCCTAACTGGGAAGTGTTGGGCTTGGTCGTGGCGTTTGACCTGCAGAACGGGCGGCAGGTTCCCCACGGCCTGCCGTTGCACTGGCTGACGGCGCAGGTAGGCGCCGTGGGCCTGACCGCTCTTTCGATCGGCGTTGACTCGACGGACCCCTCAAGAAGGTACGAAGAGGCGATGGACGACCTTCTCTCGATGGGCGCCGAGTCCGTTGCCTTCGGAGAGTTCGCGCCCAGTGCCGACCACGTTCAACCGCTAGCGCACATTGCCAGGGCGGGGCTGGTGCCGGAGTTTCCCCTTCGCGGACGGGATCCGGGAGAGCATGTAGAGGTGGTATTGAGAGCGGGCGTGACGGCGTGGGTCTACGCGGTCGATACGGGCATCCTCGGTGCCGGTCAAGCGGGTCAGCGTTTCGACGCGGGCTTCGTGGCCGGCCTGCCACCGCGTGTATGCCCCGCCGGATGCAACGGAGAGTTCCGCACCTTCGTTGATTCGGCGCCAGGCTGGAGGTACCTAGTTGGGGGGAGCCGGGAGGCACTGATCAGAGACTACGGCTTAGCTTACAGGCCCCGTCGGCCAACGCCTTCCGGAATAGTCGACCCTACTGGACGAGAGCGGCGCCTCGCGCCATCGGCATCGCACGATCGCGTTCAAAAGGCCTTCGATCCTTTCGCTTATGAACGGCAACTGAGGCGTGTCTGGGAGCACGTTGACGAGCACATGGACAAGAGATTGACGCTCGGCGCGTTGGCCGAGATCGCCGCCATGGAGGAGACAAGCTTCAGTCGTTACTTCAGGAAGCATGTCGGGACCAACTTCAGCACATGGCTGGGCCGCCGCCGAATCGAGCGCGCGCAGACGTTCCTGCTCGCGAGCAATGAGACGATTGAAGAGGTGGGTAGGGACGTGGGCTTCCCCGTCGCGAGGACGTTTCGACGCGCTTTCAGGCGTCACACGGGCTGCAGTCCTTCCGAGTTCAGGAGAAGGCACCTTCCAAGCGAGCCGCCTGCGGACTAA
- a CDS encoding sulfatase, giving the protein MSRALVAALVFVTVTWSPATAQHDAPNVLFAIADDWGWPHTSAYGDPVVKTPSFDRIASEGALAHHAYVSSPSCTPSRGAILTGQWHWRLEGAANLWSVFPDRFETYQELLRAAGYRTGMTGKGWGPGRTETEDRELVGRRFESLEQFLAGLGEAQPFAFWLGTSDPHRPFRPGSGEESGMDLDAIQLPAAFPDHRDTRGDVADYHWEVQRFDALVGDALRLLDEQGLAETTIVVMTSDHGMPFPRCKSNLYDCGSRVPLAIRWPERLADGVEIDAFVSLTDLAPTFLEAAGLPRPAAMTGRSLMALLEAGDDEAAVEAVVAADGRDFALTGKERHVPAQEAPDVGGYPGRAIRTHDFLYIRNFRPDRWPNGTPNHERAAYPGAWYADTDNGPTKTYMIEQRERDAEHRRLYELAFGKRPAVELYDLRTDPDQQVNVADDPDYEATRDELGERLMERLRATGDPRATDGGDIFDEYPYLGGAPRHPSLPRLRPGALRPPADQP; this is encoded by the coding sequence TTGTCCCGTGCTCTCGTCGCAGCCCTGGTTTTCGTCACGGTAACCTGGTCTCCCGCCACGGCTCAGCACGACGCTCCGAACGTCCTGTTCGCGATCGCCGACGACTGGGGCTGGCCGCACACTTCCGCCTACGGCGACCCGGTCGTCAAGACGCCGTCATTCGATCGCATCGCGAGCGAGGGCGCCCTGGCACACCACGCCTACGTCTCCTCGCCCTCCTGCACGCCGTCGCGCGGGGCGATCCTCACCGGGCAGTGGCACTGGCGGCTCGAAGGCGCCGCGAACCTCTGGAGCGTCTTCCCCGATCGATTCGAGACATACCAGGAGTTGCTCAGGGCGGCCGGCTACCGGACGGGCATGACGGGGAAGGGTTGGGGGCCCGGGCGGACCGAAACGGAGGACCGGGAACTCGTCGGACGGCGCTTCGAGAGCCTCGAGCAGTTTCTGGCCGGGCTGGGAGAGGCGCAACCGTTCGCCTTCTGGCTGGGCACGTCCGATCCGCACCGTCCTTTCCGGCCCGGGTCGGGTGAAGAGAGCGGCATGGACCTCGACGCGATCCAGCTTCCCGCCGCCTTTCCCGATCACCGGGACACCCGCGGCGACGTGGCCGATTACCACTGGGAAGTGCAGCGCTTCGACGCTCTGGTCGGCGACGCGCTGCGGCTGCTCGACGAACAGGGTCTCGCGGAGACGACGATCGTCGTCATGACCAGCGACCACGGCATGCCCTTCCCGCGCTGCAAGAGCAACCTCTACGACTGCGGGTCGCGGGTGCCGCTGGCGATCCGCTGGCCCGAACGGCTCGCGGACGGTGTCGAGATCGACGCCTTCGTCAGCCTGACCGACCTGGCGCCGACGTTCCTGGAAGCCGCGGGCCTTCCGCGCCCGGCGGCCATGACCGGACGCAGTCTGATGGCGCTGCTCGAAGCCGGCGACGACGAGGCCGCGGTCGAAGCGGTGGTCGCGGCCGACGGACGCGACTTCGCGCTGACCGGCAAGGAGCGGCACGTACCGGCGCAGGAGGCGCCCGACGTGGGCGGCTATCCCGGCCGGGCGATCCGCACGCACGACTTCCTCTACATCCGCAACTTCCGGCCCGATCGCTGGCCCAACGGCACGCCGAACCACGAGCGGGCCGCGTATCCGGGCGCCTGGTACGCCGACACGGACAACGGGCCGACCAAGACCTACATGATCGAGCAGCGGGAGCGGGACGCCGAGCATCGCCGGCTGTACGAACTCGCGTTCGGCAAGCGGCCGGCGGTCGAACTCTACGACCTGCGGACCGACCCGGATCAGCAGGTCAACGTCGCCGACGATCCGGACTACGAGGCGACTCGGGACGAGCTCGGCGAGCGGCTGATGGAGCGGCTGCGCGCGACCGGCGACCCACGGGCCACAGACGGCGGCGACATCTTCGACGAGTACCCGTACCTGGGCGGCGCGCCGCGCCACCCGAGCCTGCCGCGCCTGCGCCCGGGCGCCCTCCGCCCGCCGGCGGATCAGCCCTGA
- a CDS encoding amino acid racemase, whose protein sequence is MRQERLIGIVGGLGPFAHIDFERKLLDAASRLVGARRDQDFPQWVLSSIPQTPDRTEAYFGEAEDPTPSLSRSLERLRGAGAEFAVVACNTAHLFLERLRDESPLPIISLIETTADEAARIAPGGSVGLLATSGTLRSRLYHDPLEARGLRAVSPLDLADGEALQLRCVMEPIYGPWVDGRHQGGGIKTDGGSPRARTLLEEAARRLVAEGGADVLVAGCTEIPLALEGEEVAGRPLLDPAALLAAAAVRYAYGT, encoded by the coding sequence ATGCGGCAGGAGCGGCTGATCGGGATCGTCGGCGGCCTGGGGCCGTTCGCCCACATCGACTTCGAGCGGAAGCTCCTGGACGCGGCGAGCCGGCTGGTCGGCGCCCGGCGCGACCAGGATTTCCCGCAGTGGGTGCTCTCGAGTATTCCGCAGACGCCGGACCGGACGGAGGCCTACTTCGGGGAGGCGGAGGATCCGACGCCGTCGCTGAGTCGGAGCCTGGAGAGGCTGCGAGGCGCCGGCGCCGAGTTCGCGGTCGTCGCCTGCAACACGGCGCACCTGTTCCTGGAGCGGCTGCGGGACGAGAGCCCCCTGCCGATCATCAGCCTGATCGAGACGACGGCGGACGAGGCGGCGCGCATCGCGCCGGGAGGCTCGGTTGGGCTGCTTGCCACGTCCGGGACGCTCCGCTCGCGGCTGTATCACGATCCACTGGAAGCTCGCGGACTGCGGGCGGTGAGCCCGCTTGACCTCGCCGACGGCGAGGCCTTACAGCTTCGTTGCGTCATGGAGCCGATCTACGGACCCTGGGTCGACGGCCGGCACCAGGGCGGCGGGATCAAGACGGATGGCGGGTCACCCCGGGCGCGGACGCTGTTGGAGGAAGCAGCGCGGCGGCTGGTCGCGGAGGGCGGCGCCGACGTTCTGGTGGCGGGGTGTACCGAGATTCCGCTGGCGCTCGAAGGCGAGGAGGTTGCGGGGCGGCCGTTGCTGGATCCGGCGGCGTTGCTGGCTGCAGCGGCGGTGCGCTACGCGTACGGGACCTAA
- a CDS encoding alkyl hydroperoxide reductase, translating to MTRPQTSSVTRLIALGAIASLALAGAASAAAVDPEPITFYGDVAAVLQQECQVCHRPNGANLGGMVAPMALTTFEETRPWARSIARQVAARAMPPWDAAPQHNGVFANERTLTQEQIDLLVRWAESGAPAGDPADAPAPIDWPSSDGWLIGEPDLVLQFDEPYFVEDDVDDLYIYFKTTVTDEMIPEDRYVKAIEFRPGSSAVHHIIVPGLGGIAPGNDPVIHTDGMADVLKAGRDLQWQMHYHKEPGEGTGVWDQSSVALKFYDKDEDVKYEVFNADMGKYDFAVPPGASDYTIQTEWTFPSDSEIVGYLPHMHLRGKAAKYEAYYPDGSHEVLLDVPNYDFNWQTTYKYKDRKKMPAGTKLVLTTVFDNSENNAANPDPTATVRWGEPTTDEMSFGFVSYINEENKGRGAFQGGDGLDLTAVVAFSDDSRDGKMQLEEAPGGVKQYFEMMDQNKDGAVDMEEAKAANAFLKQMAEQREAEASPAVGAGGGE from the coding sequence ATGACCCGTCCCCAGACCTCGTCCGTGACCCGACTGATCGCCCTCGGCGCCATCGCCTCACTGGCGCTTGCGGGCGCCGCCTCGGCGGCTGCGGTCGACCCCGAACCGATCACCTTCTACGGCGACGTGGCGGCCGTGCTGCAGCAGGAATGCCAGGTCTGCCATCGGCCCAATGGCGCCAACCTCGGCGGCATGGTCGCGCCGATGGCGCTGACCACTTTCGAAGAGACGCGGCCCTGGGCCCGCTCGATCGCCCGCCAGGTCGCTGCGCGCGCGATGCCTCCGTGGGATGCCGCGCCCCAGCACAACGGCGTCTTCGCCAACGAGCGCACGCTGACCCAGGAGCAGATCGATCTCCTCGTCCGCTGGGCCGAATCCGGCGCTCCCGCTGGCGATCCCGCGGACGCTCCGGCGCCGATCGATTGGCCGAGCAGCGACGGCTGGCTGATTGGGGAGCCCGACCTGGTCCTCCAGTTCGACGAGCCCTACTTCGTCGAGGACGACGTCGATGATCTCTACATCTACTTCAAGACGACGGTGACCGACGAGATGATCCCGGAAGACCGCTACGTCAAGGCGATCGAGTTCCGGCCCGGCAGTTCGGCGGTTCACCACATCATCGTCCCCGGCCTGGGTGGCATCGCCCCGGGCAACGACCCGGTGATCCACACGGACGGCATGGCCGACGTGCTGAAGGCGGGCCGCGATCTGCAGTGGCAGATGCACTACCACAAGGAGCCCGGCGAGGGCACCGGCGTGTGGGATCAGTCCTCGGTGGCGCTCAAGTTCTACGACAAGGACGAGGACGTGAAGTACGAGGTCTTCAACGCCGACATGGGCAAGTACGACTTCGCCGTGCCGCCGGGCGCCTCGGACTACACGATCCAGACCGAGTGGACGTTCCCTTCGGACTCCGAGATCGTCGGTTACCTGCCGCACATGCATCTGCGCGGCAAGGCGGCCAAGTACGAGGCCTACTACCCGGACGGCAGCCACGAAGTCCTGCTCGACGTGCCGAACTACGACTTCAACTGGCAGACCACGTACAAGTACAAGGACCGCAAGAAGATGCCGGCCGGCACCAAGCTGGTTCTGACCACGGTCTTCGACAACTCGGAGAACAACGCGGCCAACCCGGACCCGACCGCGACGGTCCGCTGGGGCGAGCCGACGACGGACGAGATGAGCTTCGGCTTCGTGTCCTACATCAACGAGGAGAACAAGGGCCGGGGCGCCTTCCAGGGTGGCGATGGCCTCGACCTGACCGCGGTCGTTGCCTTCTCCGACGACAGCCGCGACGGCAAGATGCAGCTCGAAGAGGCTCCTGGCGGGGTCAAGCAGTACTTCGAGATGATGGACCAGAACAAGGACGGCGCCGTCGACATGGAGGAGGCGAAGGCCGCCAACGCCTTCCTCAAGCAGATGGCAGAGCAGCGTGAAGCCGAGGCCTCTCCCGCTGTCGGAGCCGGCGGCGGCGAGTAG
- a CDS encoding ATP-binding cassette domain-containing protein, whose product MSTTVDVQGLRHVYKGGTVALDGVDLTIGAGLFGLLGPNGAGKSTLMRIVCTLLKPSAGSVTVFGHDAVQQRRAVRAHLGYLPQEFGAWRLHRVEEVLDTLADLSGLDDRATRRDRVDTVLDNVGLGDVAHRKVKKLSGGMRRRLGIAQALIHQPRLLVVDEPTVGLDPEERIRFRQLMATLGRERTIILSTHIVADLGTGCNDLALLDAGRIVFRGSPTQLLERAAGQVFELALPLSAPQPEGDFEIVSRTDSLNEATYRAVAAPGGVPDGARIAASPTLEEGYLAFMVARGRADAIVSDEHFGDHDEIDLAELPAATDATGEEARP is encoded by the coding sequence GTGAGCACGACTGTTGACGTGCAGGGTCTTCGGCATGTCTACAAGGGCGGCACGGTCGCCCTCGACGGGGTTGATCTGACGATCGGAGCCGGGCTGTTCGGCTTGCTGGGGCCCAACGGCGCCGGCAAGAGCACGCTGATGCGGATCGTCTGCACCCTGCTCAAGCCGAGCGCCGGTTCCGTGACGGTCTTCGGGCACGACGCGGTCCAGCAACGCCGCGCCGTCCGCGCCCACCTGGGCTACCTGCCGCAGGAGTTCGGCGCCTGGCGCCTGCACCGGGTGGAAGAGGTACTCGACACCCTGGCCGATCTCTCCGGCCTCGACGATCGCGCCACGCGCCGGGATCGCGTCGACACCGTGCTCGACAATGTCGGCCTCGGCGACGTCGCCCATCGCAAGGTCAAGAAGCTCTCCGGCGGCATGAGGCGCCGCCTGGGCATCGCGCAGGCCCTGATTCACCAGCCCCGCCTGCTCGTGGTCGACGAACCGACCGTTGGCCTGGACCCCGAGGAGCGCATCCGGTTCCGCCAACTGATGGCGACCCTGGGGCGCGAGCGGACGATCATCCTCTCGACCCACATCGTCGCCGACCTGGGAACCGGCTGCAACGACCTCGCCCTTCTCGACGCCGGCAGGATCGTCTTCCGCGGCTCGCCGACACAGTTGCTCGAACGGGCCGCGGGCCAGGTCTTCGAACTCGCCCTGCCACTGTCCGCGCCGCAGCCCGAGGGAGACTTCGAGATCGTCTCGCGTACCGACAGCCTGAACGAGGCCACGTACCGCGCCGTCGCCGCGCCGGGCGGCGTTCCGGACGGCGCCCGGATCGCCGCCTCGCCGACGCTGGAGGAGGGCTACCTCGCCTTCATGGTCGCGCGCGGTCGTGCTGACGCCATCGTGAGCGACGAGCACTTCGGAGACCACGACGAGATCGACCTCGCCGAACTCCCGGCCGCGACGGACGCCACCGGAGAGGAGGCACGACCTTGA
- a CDS encoding efflux RND transporter periplasmic adaptor subunit has protein sequence MSALRPSGLRLLAAAASCAAILGCQAAGTTDTVDFLVPVSATEVATGNVEDLIVATGTLRTAESIVLQVETPGRLQIGRNRDGSRLAEGDAVVPDQMIAEVTGEDARLAARVEATHQAYQGALAERDARARLFEQELIAAEELRRAETALEDAKATWEQSLLTEDRARMLTPIGGVLMELARDTRGMPIADGQLVSQGFQVARIAPVDSLVADIDLVGPELARVHPGQKGRLRHFAWEDITFEGAVVRLSPEVDPTTHTFRAEVAINNPGGLLRPGMFVEVTLVVEQRSDVPVIPREAVTERGGRRVVFVLDGQRAVRREVILGLGDDEIAEVRQGLEVGERIVVRGLETLTDGTRVRVSG, from the coding sequence GTGAGCGCCCTTCGACCATCGGGGCTGCGACTGCTCGCCGCGGCCGCGAGCTGTGCCGCGATCCTCGGCTGCCAGGCCGCGGGCACGACGGACACGGTCGATTTCCTGGTTCCGGTGAGCGCCACGGAGGTGGCGACCGGCAACGTCGAGGACCTGATCGTCGCCACCGGCACGCTGCGGACCGCGGAGAGCATCGTGCTGCAGGTGGAGACGCCCGGCCGGTTGCAGATCGGCCGTAACAGGGACGGCAGCCGCCTGGCTGAAGGCGACGCGGTGGTCCCCGACCAGATGATCGCCGAAGTCACCGGCGAGGACGCCCGGCTCGCGGCGCGGGTCGAAGCCACCCACCAGGCCTACCAGGGCGCGCTCGCCGAGCGTGACGCCCGCGCCAGGCTGTTCGAACAGGAACTGATCGCCGCCGAGGAACTGCGCCGGGCGGAAACCGCGCTCGAAGACGCCAAGGCGACCTGGGAGCAGAGCCTGCTGACGGAGGACCGCGCCAGGATGCTGACTCCGATCGGCGGCGTGCTGATGGAGCTGGCCCGCGACACGAGAGGCATGCCGATCGCCGACGGACAGCTCGTTTCACAGGGCTTCCAGGTCGCACGGATCGCTCCCGTCGACTCCCTGGTCGCCGACATCGATCTGGTGGGGCCGGAGCTGGCGCGCGTCCACCCCGGCCAGAAGGGGCGGCTCCGCCACTTCGCCTGGGAAGACATCACCTTCGAGGGCGCCGTCGTCCGCCTCTCCCCCGAAGTCGACCCAACGACCCACACCTTCCGCGCCGAGGTCGCGATCAACAACCCCGGGGGCCTGCTCCGGCCCGGCATGTTCGTCGAGGTCACCCTGGTCGTCGAACAACGCAGCGACGTGCCGGTGATTCCCCGCGAGGCGGTCACCGAGCGCGGCGGCCGGCGGGTGGTCTTCGTCCTCGACGGCCAGCGCGCCGTGCGCCGCGAGGTCATCCTCGGCCTCGGCGACGACGAGATCGCCGAGGTCCGCCAGGGGCTCGAGGTCGGCGAGCGGATCGTCGTCCGCGGGCTCGAAACCCTGACCGACGGCACCCGCGTCCGCGTCTCCGGGTAG
- a CDS encoding efflux RND transporter permease subunit produces the protein MTTGEGSGPARLAARRPVAVTVTALACALVGWMSWRELPIDLLPDLRSPTIVVAVRSGDRPPTEMERLYGEQVEQRLFTVRGIREVQQVARTGRLIATVRFDWEADMDLALIEVQKAINPVAADPEVDEVLVRQLDPRQSPVMTLGLAAEPDGPDLAELRRLARRQVAPAMEQLADVAEVRVLGGRELEVRVRVDRYRMQAFGVTLSQLEQRLVAENVDIDAGTLEDRGQVFLVRGISRFRNPRDVERVVIRYRTQAGAAGQETRQPIRVSDVAEVEVADAEIDHLVRVNGREGVGLQVFKEAGANTVEVSRTVRAALENLELDLPRVEVSMVNDDAALVEDAMADLQNAALVGIALAIVVLVLFLRSFGPTVVVASAVPVSLFVALFAMRLWDHSLNIITLAGLALGAGMLVDNAIVVVESIHRRHRPGVPAAESAARGTGEVAGAIAASTLTTCVVFLPVLFVQGLAARLIEGIAFTVTASLAASLAVALMLIPALSRWFLPRAKPVNAAGEGEAAAEAADAGSIEPDDAEERPLGWAFGALERLVLFLLRLRWVVVGAAVLAAAAAVNVLLGLGSELLPPADPRQFSVRMVGPPGQRVEATAAAVSTLEEAVRQAAGEHLEAIQAEVGRLPEDDRLVTTELTEENTARLLVRMSAEGPTGSQIVGALSPNFTDLPGTEIEWEVGTSALAEALGSSGPPIVVEIAGQSLPDLRAAATSLRDALAASEELWNVRSSFEGGPPELRIELDRAMADGLGVDLETIARVLQSALDGRRVTLLSVGDEERHVVLSLPQPRPEELAGLRFTSSDGADLVLGQVARFVPTEGAREVFRRDQRRVAQVTARITDGSDYPKAIAAANDAISSTELPPGLIVRLAGEEEERERATSELRLAGLLAIVLVLMVLAGTFESLLQPLTVLFAIPLALVGVACTLGPLGRPVGVMALLGLIVLAGVAVNDAVLLIAAARRLMVAGLERRAALARAAAIRLRPILMTTLTTVLVLVPLAAGAGEAAELRSPMAYTIIGGIVTSTLGSLLVLPCLYLILAGRGGGKRRSEAAA, from the coding sequence ATGACTACCGGTGAAGGCTCCGGCCCGGCGCGACTCGCCGCCCGGCGACCCGTAGCCGTCACGGTCACCGCCCTGGCATGCGCCCTGGTGGGCTGGATGTCATGGCGCGAACTGCCGATCGACCTCCTCCCCGACCTGCGCTCGCCGACGATCGTCGTCGCCGTGCGCTCCGGCGACCGGCCGCCGACGGAGATGGAGCGGCTCTACGGCGAGCAGGTCGAGCAGCGTCTGTTCACGGTGCGCGGCATCCGCGAGGTCCAGCAGGTCGCCCGCACGGGCCGCCTGATCGCGACCGTCCGCTTCGACTGGGAAGCCGACATGGACCTGGCCCTGATCGAGGTCCAGAAAGCGATCAATCCGGTCGCGGCCGACCCGGAGGTCGACGAGGTCCTCGTCCGCCAGCTGGACCCAAGGCAATCGCCGGTCATGACCCTGGGGCTGGCCGCTGAGCCGGACGGTCCCGATCTCGCCGAACTCCGGCGACTGGCCCGCCGGCAGGTCGCACCCGCCATGGAGCAGCTCGCCGATGTCGCCGAAGTGCGGGTGCTGGGCGGGCGTGAACTGGAAGTGCGCGTACGGGTCGACCGCTACCGCATGCAGGCCTTCGGCGTCACCCTGAGTCAACTTGAGCAGCGGCTGGTGGCCGAGAACGTCGACATCGACGCCGGCACCCTGGAGGACCGGGGACAGGTCTTCCTGGTTCGCGGGATCTCGCGCTTCCGCAATCCGCGCGACGTGGAGCGCGTCGTCATCCGATACCGGACCCAGGCGGGCGCCGCGGGCCAGGAGACCCGCCAGCCGATCCGGGTATCCGATGTCGCCGAGGTCGAAGTCGCCGACGCCGAGATCGACCACCTGGTGCGCGTGAACGGCCGGGAGGGCGTCGGCCTGCAGGTGTTCAAGGAGGCCGGCGCGAACACGGTCGAGGTCTCGCGCACCGTCAGGGCCGCGCTCGAGAACCTGGAACTCGACCTGCCGCGAGTCGAGGTGTCGATGGTGAACGACGACGCCGCCCTGGTCGAGGACGCGATGGCGGACCTGCAGAACGCCGCCCTGGTCGGCATCGCGCTCGCGATCGTCGTGCTGGTCCTGTTCCTGCGCTCCTTCGGTCCGACCGTCGTCGTCGCTTCCGCTGTGCCCGTGTCCCTCTTCGTCGCCCTGTTCGCGATGCGCCTCTGGGACCACTCCCTCAACATCATCACGCTGGCCGGGCTGGCCCTCGGCGCCGGCATGCTGGTGGACAACGCGATCGTCGTCGTCGAGAGCATCCACCGGCGCCACCGGCCCGGCGTGCCGGCGGCCGAGAGCGCCGCCCGCGGAACCGGCGAGGTCGCGGGCGCGATCGCCGCCTCGACCCTGACCACCTGCGTCGTCTTCCTGCCCGTCCTCTTCGTGCAGGGGCTGGCCGCGCGGCTGATCGAGGGCATCGCCTTCACCGTCACCGCGTCGCTGGCCGCTTCGCTCGCCGTCGCGTTGATGCTGATTCCGGCCCTGTCGCGCTGGTTCCTGCCGCGCGCGAAACCCGTGAACGCTGCCGGTGAAGGCGAAGCGGCGGCCGAAGCCGCCGACGCAGGTTCGATCGAACCGGACGACGCGGAGGAGCGTCCTCTCGGCTGGGCCTTCGGAGCATTGGAGCGGCTCGTGCTCTTCCTGCTGCGCCTGCGCTGGGTCGTCGTCGGCGCGGCCGTACTCGCCGCCGCGGCCGCGGTGAACGTGCTGCTCGGCCTCGGCAGCGAACTGCTGCCGCCGGCAGACCCGCGGCAGTTCTCGGTGCGCATGGTCGGACCGCCGGGCCAGCGCGTCGAAGCGACGGCGGCCGCCGTGTCCACCCTCGAGGAAGCGGTGCGCCAGGCCGCCGGCGAGCACCTGGAGGCGATTCAGGCGGAAGTGGGCCGGTTGCCCGAGGACGACCGCCTCGTGACGACCGAGCTCACCGAGGAGAACACGGCCCGACTCCTGGTGCGGATGTCGGCCGAGGGTCCCACGGGAAGCCAGATCGTCGGCGCCCTGTCTCCGAACTTCACCGACCTGCCGGGCACGGAGATCGAATGGGAGGTCGGCACCTCCGCGCTGGCCGAGGCGCTGGGTTCGTCGGGCCCGCCGATCGTGGTCGAGATCGCCGGCCAGTCGCTGCCCGACCTGCGCGCCGCGGCGACCAGCCTCCGGGACGCTCTCGCCGCCAGCGAGGAACTCTGGAACGTCCGCTCGTCCTTCGAGGGAGGTCCGCCCGAGCTGCGGATCGAACTCGACCGCGCGATGGCCGACGGTCTGGGCGTCGATCTGGAGACGATCGCCCGCGTGCTCCAGTCGGCTCTCGACGGACGCAGGGTCACGCTGCTCTCGGTCGGCGACGAGGAGCGCCACGTCGTCCTCTCGCTGCCCCAGCCCCGGCCCGAGGAACTCGCCGGGCTGCGCTTCACGAGCAGCGACGGTGCAGACCTCGTCCTCGGCCAGGTCGCCCGTTTCGTGCCCACCGAAGGGGCGCGGGAGGTCTTCCGCCGCGACCAGCGCCGCGTGGCGCAGGTGACCGCCCGGATCACCGATGGCAGCGACTACCCCAAGGCGATCGCCGCCGCGAACGACGCCATCTCGTCCACCGAACTGCCCCCGGGATTGATCGTGCGGCTCGCCGGGGAGGAAGAAGAGCGGGAGCGCGCCACCTCGGAACTGCGCCTGGCCGGTCTGCTGGCGATCGTCCTCGTGCTGATGGTCCTGGCCGGGACGTTCGAGTCCCTGCTGCAACCGCTCACCGTGCTGTTCGCCATCCCGCTCGCCCTGGTCGGCGTCGCCTGCACGCTGGGACCGCTCGGGCGGCCGGTCGGGGTCATGGCCCTGCTCGGCCTGATCGTGCTCGCCGGCGTCGCGGTCAACGACGCCGTCCTGCTGATCGCCGCCGCGCGGCGGCTGATGGTCGCCGGCCTCGAGCGCCGGGCGGCACTGGCCCGCGCCGCCGCGATCCGGCTGCGGCCGATCCTGATGACGACGCTCACCACGGTGCTGGTTCTCGTACCGCTCGCCGCCGGCGCCGGCGAGGCGGCCGAACTGCGGAGCCCGATGGCCTACACGATCATCGGCGGCATCGTGACCTCCACGCTCGGCTCGCTGCTCGTGCTGCCCTGCCTGTACCTCATCCTGGCCGGCCGCGGAGGCGGCAAGCGACGCTCGGAAGCCGCCGCCTGA